The DNA sequence AAATCACGTGGAAAAGTCATCCATCTGGTACAACATCTCTATAATGgcttattttgactgatagCTTTTAAAGGTCttcaaaaatgttactttagGGTGAACTTTTCTCATCTGTGTGTCACTCCAGAATTCTTGAAGCAAAGGGCCCTCCTAAATCTGggttaaaaattaattaatattcatgttttgtAACCTCTGGGTTAACGATTGACTTTAAGTTTTTACTGTAACATTCAAGATTTTACGTAATAGTTTCCTCCTGTTGACACGCTTATTTACATGTATCAACACTTTTTGGATTTGTGAAAATGAGTGTTAAATTCTAAAAGCAGAAAGGTGCTCACTATTTTTCCTGGCACAACAATTCAAGAGCAGGGTATGCTTGACCCAAAGATAAAAGCAGCTGCTCACCTTCTTTaagaaatgtttgtgtgaaatgATGCTTTTCCCAAAAATCCAAGATTTGAAAAGGGGTTAGCTCAGAGTTAAGTGTGTTGTGAAAAGCCTGAAAGAGTGATGGCTTCTTGACTGCCTCTGTAAAAGTATGTGCACAGATGCAGAAACAAATTCCTgcagaacatttgaaaatagTCATTGCGTGATTATGCACAACATAAGTATGTTATATATTATGAATTGCATGAAATGAATGCCACTCTTAGTTAGCATTCAGTCCAGAGAGTTCACAATTCACCTAAATGTGCAACATGTGTATCTCTTACTGTATTCTGTTTAAACGTCCTGTGTCATATGTTCTAATGTGTTCTTTTACATGGATACTCTTTTCCAGTGAAATCttgtgcaacaaaaacaaaactgttctGAGGACTGGAGACATCCTAAAATATCCTAAACTTGCAGAAACTATGAAAACAATTGCAGAGCAAGGGGCAGATGCCTTATACACTGGCAAGATAGGACATGACTTAATCCAAGACATAGAAGCTGCAGGTTGGTGCAATTTCATCATAGATTGTACAAGCTTGGGGTGTATACTCCAGTagaatgaaaaagaacataCTGCCAtgagatgtaaaaaaacaaaaacaaaaaaaactgtttaaatatccATCATGTTTCTCTTAGGTGGGACTTTGAAAATGGAGGATCTGAAGTCCTTTCAGGTGCGGGTGGAGGATGCATGGACCATTCCCGTGGGAACTACTCAGATGCACATCCCTCCACCACCTGCCGGGGGGGCCCTGCTCGTCTTCATTCTCAGGCTGATGCAAGGTGTCATGTACCGTGTGATGCTCTTCTGTGATCCCTTAAACAGACCTACTGTATTGTAGCAGTCAAATTCAATGAGAGCATCTTTGCCCAAGTTATGAAATGATTGTAGAGTGTGATAGTTAATAAGttggttgttgttttcctgtttcaCAGGGTTCCCGATGACTCCAAATTCCTTGCATGGTGACCAGAAGATTCAGCTGTACCATCATTATATAGAGGCAGCCAAATTTGCAAACGGACAAAGGAGGAGCATTAGTGATCCTGtctttaataacaaaaaggtTGGGATCTGGGAGAATTGTTTGTCATTAGTCTTAGCACAAAAGAATAATTTAttaagaatattaaaataatttcaaaaggCCAAAAAGATGTCACTTTATCAGTTTAACAGTTCTTCATGCTACACTTATCATTTtgccgatttaataaaatgacgTTGCGTTGAGAACTATCACCCGATTCTGCAGATTCCCTCAGCTCTATGCAGCGTTTTAACATCTTGcatctcattgttttggttcaaaatcttgcaacttcattaatttattACCATTCTCATccaaccttttgtttttaaagctctgAGAACCCCGTTGTACACCCCCTGCCCAACGCCTAATGGTAGATAGATAAATTTAACAAATAGCTCATGAACAAAGTGGAACATTAAGCTGCTAGAAAGcaagatatttccctcaggactTGATGGAGAGCAAGACAGAGCTGAAAGGAGAACAAAGATTGGACTTACATTTGCCAGGTAGACAGCGACACAAGTCTAAATAAGTGTTATCCCATTTCTACtgaatgtgtaattattttatttgaatttagtTTAGTTGATTACATGTATTTGTCAGGGACCATGTACAGAAACATTTACCTTATGCAAAGAGAACAGATGTATTGTACTAACAGATGTATTGTACTAGATTTAGCCACTAGAAAATGTTCATATGCAGTCCCTGGGCAGGTAGAAACAAACAGTAATGCAATTAAGAAGTAATTTTAATTAACaaagaaatacttttaaatGACGTGCCACCTTCTCTCCCCATCCTTGCTGATTTTATCCACATTGTAAGCTCTCCTATTAAGGCAAagatggcaaaaacaaaaaaacaataaacaaaacaaactccagaaaagacaggaagaagagAATCTGAGATACACATTACAAATGGTTACATCTCGCCCCAGCAGGATACAGGATGTTACTATTTCCTTTTCCTGTCTCATCATGATATTCATCTTTCAGAGTGCAGATCATTTGATTGATCCCTCCTTCATTAATCGCATCAGGGACATGATCTTTTCAAACCAAACCCATGACAACTCGTATTACTACAATGCCAAGCCCTCACGTGATCACGTTGGGACGACACATGTGTCTGTCCTCGATGAAGATGGACTGGCTGTCGCTGCCACAAGCACCATCAACCAATTGTGAGCAGGAAGCCTATTTTACTTCATGTTATATGATAATAGTAAAGTTATAATATGATAACTATCCGCTTAGTCTACTGTGTTTGGTTTTGTAGATTTGGAGGAAGCATTTACTCCCCACAAACAGGCATCATCCTCAACAATGAGCTGTCCGACTTTTGTGGGAGAGCAGACAAAGTGAAGGCAGGTAAAGtcacagacagaaacatgtcTCAACCTCAGACAATTTAATGAAAGACTTAATGTAGTCATTAAGTCACTTTTCAGTCTGATATGGAGTCTATTTCTTGTCACAGGTGAACAGCCGCCTTCCTCAATGACTCCAGTAATACTGGAGTCAAAGTCTGGAGGACTCCTTGTGATTGGTGGATCGGGAGGAAGCATGATTACCTCGGCAGTGGCTTtggtgacaacaacaaaactggaCTGAACTATGTTTGCATGCTTGTTTATCTGCTTCAACATTTGTTTGATTACACAATTCTTTTATTCTTGCAGTCTATAATTAATCGCTTGTGGCTTGGGATGAATCTGAAAGATGCCATTGCGGAGCCCATAATCTTTGTTAATTCCAATAACAATGTGAATTTTGAGACTGGTTTTAACAAGGTGAGATAAATGTGTTCTAATCCTCACTGTCCATTACTGTAATGACATTCAAATTTACAAGACCGTGACCGTCTATCTGATAAATAAGTAACATTGACATAATGTATGTTAATTGGTTGTGACAGATATTACCAGGACATAACATAATCCTACAAAATCTGCTTCAATTTACCTGTAATCAGTTTTAAAACCTGAAGTGGGAAGTATAAGTGGTAttaatttatgtgtgtgtgtgtgtgtgtgtgtgggtgtgtgtgttttgccctCAGTCTGTGATAGATGGCCTCACAGCTCTTGGACACAAACCTGGGAACTGGCCATACTTCATGAATGTTGTCAATGCTGTGGAAAAGGAGAATGGATGCATTGTGGCCGTATCGGACAGCAGGAAGATGGGGGTGTCAGCTGGATACTAACCACATAGACCATGAGGGTGCACCAACTTCCCACTTAAATCTTCCCTAAAGACTGACTGAACCTTAGCCTTAAGTACAAGGAATGTGCCAACAACTAAGTGTGAGCAATTTGGTGCTCAGGCTCTTTCCTGATGTTAGCAGATCAAGACACTACAAAACTTACAGAATTATTCCACTTTACTATAACTCTTTCTATAAATCCTATTTTTGTATGTATAGATCTGTTAGACAACATTGTACTCCTTATAAACATTGCggagttctttaaaaaaagaactaaattGGCAAAATGACTCAGATGAGGCAAGAAACATAGCAATCAGATTATTTAAAccaaacaaacgcacacatacacacacgcacacacacagatgtcatACAACTTGTTGTAGACTAACGCACGGTGAGCACACCATGATGCTGCTACTCTTACAGTACTGCTGAGATCTGCCTGATAAGCTGAACAAAGTGGATATTCCCAGCAGCAAAGCCATAAAGGCAAATCTACTGTagtccaacaaaacaaaaccaagccCTGTGTCATCAGCTATTaagtttattaatatcaataaatgttttatttttttaactttgtaattCTGGGTAGAACTTTTAATCGTAGATGAGCCATGTAACTCTTTTAAAGTGACATCCTGACTGATATATGAGTTGAAGTTGAGTCTTCCCAAACAGGGaacttttactgtgactttaaagattttactgtatgtgaaacAACCATGTCCCTGAACATATtgggagtttttttctttttcttttttaagataaatgctgtagaatttctttttataacatattttataaaaaaaaaaactcaattcaaAATGAACAACTTAAGTGTATTTTCACACCACCAGCATATCATTTAGTGTTTTCTctgtaatatgtcaaaaagttttgtgaaatatttacatattgttaCAACTATTAACTGTGAATTTCTGTCTTGTcacaataaaacatccaaagtCCAAACCAGACGAGTGATCACTGATTCTCTGATCTTTACCAGATGTACTTTTCAACCACAAACCCTGAACATTGATCTTATACTTTGTTCAACCCAAAACTATTCAATACACTTCTAACTGTAAACTACAGCTGTTTAAACATGTACCTTTTTTTGTAAGTATGATCAGAAATACTCTGCTTTATCTTTTCCTATTTGCCTTGTCTTAGAGCAGTACTTCTGCTCTGAGACAAGAAGCAGTAAGGAGACATTTCAGTAGAGAGACCTATGAATTAGTAATGATTTCTTAAGTGGATTCTGCTCTATTTTCCTTAGAGGCACTAGATATGAGTTATGAGAACATGCAAATGTTGTCTGTGTGAAGCACCGCTGTCTTTGTTGTATGGCAAATCAGTTAATCTGGATAGCTTGTGACTTCATTGCTTCATGTTATGACCCTCTTTGTATAAATAACAGCCATTTAAAGCATAATTGTACACTATGCAGAAAATGTCTTTCAATCAAAGGGGAAGCAATCCGGTGATGACTCTCTGAATGTCCCTGTTTGCACACTTTTAGTCATAGTCCCTTGGTGAAGTAAATTATCTCAACACTTAGTTATTTGACGTTATTATAGATTATCTGTCTGTGTTCGTCATCATTTTCAAATGCCATGCAAGGTAGTGAGATGAATTAAAACAGACATTGAGACAGAGATGTTGTAATGCCTAAGGGGTACGAAAATTGTCTGAGTTGCATAACTCTGAAGTTCATTATAACTGTGCGCGAGAAAGATTGCACTTAATTGGGCCTTAAAGGAAAATTGTAGTGTGAGTCAATTCTGCATTCATCATCTCATAAAAACCTTTTAACCACATAAGGTAACACAACTGAAGATGTTTAGAATTCTTTTGCGGGGCAACCCGCTAGACTACAGTGCTAAGATGGATAgcattttgtattattgtacCCAATTAAAATCTGGCTGGCAacatttgttgcatgtcatcctACTCTCTCCCCACATTTCCTGTCACTCTCTGCTAGCTACTatcaataaaagcaaaattaccAAATGCCATGCCCAGCTC is a window from the Etheostoma cragini isolate CJK2018 chromosome 16, CSU_Ecrag_1.0, whole genome shotgun sequence genome containing:
- the ggt5b gene encoding glutathione hydrolase 5 proenzyme, with product MAKYKPWLVCCFILAGLICAVALVCLCIVSLVARECPGGSFMHAAVSADSRRCSEIGKSMLLQGGSAVDGAIAALLCTSVVNPQSMGIGGGSIFTIRNKKGNVKVYNFRETVPQSFKTDLLNDCLNTFGLTTGSQWIGVPGELRGYEAVHKQYGKLPWAKLFEPTIKMASEGIPLPAFLGKVLNIPIVKNHVEKSSICEILCNKNKTVLRTGDILKYPKLAETMKTIAEQGADALYTGKIGHDLIQDIEAAGGTLKMEDLKSFQVRVEDAWTIPVGTTQMHIPPPPAGGALLVFILRLMQGFPMTPNSLHGDQKIQLYHHYIEAAKFANGQRRSISDPVFNNKKSADHLIDPSFINRIRDMIFSNQTHDNSYYYNAKPSRDHVGTTHVSVLDEDGLAVAATSTINQLFGGSIYSPQTGIILNNELSDFCGRADKVKAGEQPPSSMTPVILESKSGGLLVIGGSGGSMITSAVALSIINRLWLGMNLKDAIAEPIIFVNSNNNVNFETGFNKSVIDGLTALGHKPGNWPYFMNVVNAVEKENGCIVAVSDSRKMGVSAGY